The nucleotide window GTTTGGTGAGGATATGACCCAACTCAATGAAGAAATAAATGATGCGGTAGGTGAGATCTGTAATATGGTAGCCGGCCATGTTGCGACAAAAATTGCTGAGATGGGCAAGAAGGTAAATGTTAAGTTTACAGAGATAAAAATAGGAAAGGATGCATTTATAGAACATGTTAAAGGTGTGAAACATGTTCTTGTTCTTCCTTTTAATACGACAAAAGGTAAGATGGTGATAGAAATATGCTATGAAGCTGTGAGTGATGGGTGATGAGGTGGAACGGCAATTTGTTTCTCAATACTCAGAAGCCGGCACCTAAAACCCAAAACTCATCAGATACCAGTTAATCAATTGATTTCCAAAGAAAATATATACAATTGCGCCTAACGACAGGAATGGTCCAAAAGGAATCTTTAATTTTGTATCTGCTATTCTGGTATAAAGCATGATGAAAATTCCGGTGATAGTGCCGAATAATGAGCCTGTAAAAATAGTGAAAACAACCCCTTTTATTCCTGTCGCAGCGCCAATCATGGCCAGAAGTTTAATGTCACCGCCGCCCATGCCCTCTTGTTTCTTTAGTAAATAATAAAAAAGCGCTACCGCATATAAAATGCCCCCTCCGGCCAGTATGCCCAATAGAGCGGCTTTTATGGTCATTTCAGGTATGAAATAGAAAGAAGATGCAAAAATTGGTATGCCTGAAAGAGAGATGCTGTCCGGGATAATTTGATAATCAATGTCAATAAATGAAATGGTAATCAAAGCGCTTATGAAAACAAACCAGTAGGCCGTGGCAGGGGTTAGCCCGAACTTAAGGAATAACAGGAGGGAAAAGATACCGGTCAGTGTTTCTATAAAAGGATACCTGATGGATATCGGGTTCAGGCAGAATTTACAGCGGCCCATTAAAAAAAAGTAGCTGAATATGGGAATATTGCAGTAAAAGGGAATGCTGTTTTTACAATTGGGACAGAATGATCCCGGAGTGACAATGGATTTGTTTGCAGGAATCCGGTAAATACAAACATTTAAAAAACTTCCGATACAGGTGCCGAATATAAAAACAATCAGGCCCGGAATTATTAAGTTTGGATAAGAAAAATAGTCTGTCATTGTCAGGTTCTCTTTTTGTTTGGGTTTTGTTAATTTCTTTTATTATAGTTAAAAATATTTTTTTCAAGGATATTGTAAAAATTAAAATCTGTTTTATTGTAAAGTCACCAGTATGCAGGTATGAAAAGTGAATGTCAAACATTGAATGCAAAGTTAACAGTCAAAAAAAAAATCATTCAGTGTTTTTTTTATATGAAAATAAGGAGCAAAAATGGCTGAAGCAGATATTGATGACCTGATTGAAATTATAGAAAAAGAAAGCAACATAGAGGATATACCGAAAATTCTTCCCATGATGCCGGTAAGAGATGTTGTCGTGTTTACAGATATGCTGCTGCCATTATTTGTCGGACGGGAAAAATCCATTAAAGCAGTTGAAGAGACTGTGGAATATGACAGGTATATTTTTTTGAGCGCCCAGAAAGATTCTGAACTGGAAAAACCAACAGCAAAGGATGTTTATGCCGTTGGTACGGTTGGCAGGATTCAAAAAATGATCAAGTTGCCGGATGGCAGGATCAAGGCCCTGGTTCAGGGAATAGCCAAGGCAAAAATATTGGAATACGTTAAAAAGAGAACTTTTTTTAAAGTTCGTATTGAATTTTTAACGGATGTCGATCCTGTGGAACTCAGCATTGAAAATGAAGCTTTGATGCGTAATGTCAAAGAAGCCAGTGAAAAATTATTGGCCCTTAAGGGCGAGTTTTCGGGGGATGTGGGGGATTTGTTGTCTCATATTGAATCTCCCGGCAAATTGGCGGATCTTGTTGCTTCCAATTTGAATTTAAAGGTTGAGGATGCTCAGATTTTGCTTGAAATCACCGAAGGAACCGAACGGTTGAAAAAGGTGAATGATCTTTTGGCAAGAGAACTGGATCTTTCAACGGTTCAGGCTAAAATTCAAATAGATGTCAAAGATGAGATTTCTAAAAATCAAAGGGATTATTATCTCAGAGAGCAGGTAAAGGCAATTCACAGGGAGCTTGGAGAGAACGACGAGAAACTTGCCGAAATAGAAGAGTTTAAGGAAAAAATTAAAAAATGCAAAATGCCCCATGACTGTGAAAAAGAGTCACAAAAGCAACTCAAACGTCTTGAGCAGATGCATTCCGACTCTTCTGAAGCTTCGGTTGTAAGAACCTATCTTGACTGTATCGTTGATTTGCCATGGAGCAAA belongs to Desulfobacula toluolica Tol2 and includes:
- a CDS encoding prepilin peptidase yields the protein MTDYFSYPNLIIPGLIVFIFGTCIGSFLNVCIYRIPANKSIVTPGSFCPNCKNSIPFYCNIPIFSYFFLMGRCKFCLNPISIRYPFIETLTGIFSLLLFLKFGLTPATAYWFVFISALITISFIDIDYQIIPDSISLSGIPIFASSFYFIPEMTIKAALLGILAGGGILYAVALFYYLLKKQEGMGGGDIKLLAMIGAATGIKGVVFTIFTGSLFGTITGIFIMLYTRIADTKLKIPFGPFLSLGAIVYIFFGNQLINWYLMSFGF
- a CDS encoding chemotaxis protein CheX, coding for MDAALVNPFIEGTLHILDTTAFVKVKPEIPFLKKDRKSLGDISGLLEISGDLSGSAAISFSEKSILGIVSAMFGEDMTQLNEEINDAVGEICNMVAGHVATKIAEMGKKVNVKFTEIKIGKDAFIEHVKGVKHVLVLPFNTTKGKMVIEICYEAVSDG